One Glycine max cultivar Williams 82 chromosome 3, Glycine_max_v4.0, whole genome shotgun sequence DNA window includes the following coding sequences:
- the LOC100803977 gene encoding LOW QUALITY PROTEIN: spindle and kinetochore-associated protein 1 homolog (The sequence of the model RefSeq protein was modified relative to this genomic sequence to represent the inferred CDS: substituted 2 bases at 2 genomic stop codons), giving the protein MSSFNARITQLQELVIARNSWEFHHFNFYLSKRFFGYKFALYPASGVADLTAVDAAVSAMELQVKAIKDRLREEAQAITKTKKLVDASLQXQKKLQNMSLHVPYQMADKVTLSHLETSRCLFPEFSGQDSGSFEALRLDEEPAAVPKEEKGRGSPPTWHVTGTELDSLSSXVTIYMRGRLTLEKVNAAINDMVSYAEANALLIVVPKKKLAENLWEKALEIRDIASMEGIKGKHSFLEADIKGPSLKLDNTGKAILIITKDL; this is encoded by the exons ATGTCTTCCTTCAACGCTCGCATAACGCAGCTTCAGGAGCTCGTCATTGCACGAAACAGTTGGGAATTccatcatttcaatttctatttatCGAAGCGTTTTTTCGGATACAAATTTGCACTGTACCCGGCGAGCGGCGTCGCGGATCTGACGGCGGTGGACGCGGCGGTGAGCGCGATGGAGCTTCAGGTGAAGGCCATCAAAGACCGCCTGCGCGAAGAGGCACAAGCCATTACCAAAACCAAG AAACTGGTTGATGCATCACTGCAGTAGCAAAAGAAACTGCAGAATATGTCTCTTCATGTTCCCTACCAAATGGCTGATAAAGTGACACTGTCACATTTGGAAACTAGTAGATG TTTGTTTCCTGAATTTTCTGGACAAGACTCTGGATCATTTGAGGCCTTGAGGCTTGATGAGGAGCCTGCAGCAGTGCCTAAG gaGGAAAAAGGTCGTGGTTCTCCACCAACATGGCATGTTACTGGAACTGAACTAGATTCCTTGTCATCATAAGTAACTAT ATACATGAGAGGCAGGCTTACACTAGAGAAGGTGAATGCAGCAATCAATGATATGGTGTCTTATGCTGAAGCAAATGCTCTACTTATAGTTGTCCCCAAAAAGAAG TTGGCGGAAAATCTTTGGGAAAAAGCCCTG GAAATAAGAGATATTGCATCCATGGAAGGGATTAAGGGAAAACACTCTTTCCTTGAAGCTGACATAAAGGGACCATCACTTAAACTTGACAACACTGGAAAAGCAATACTGATT ATCACCAAAGATCTTTGA
- the LOC100791441 gene encoding root meristem growth factor 10, with the protein MSSTAYLLLLFLGISLHACYARHLSPLNKKLEEKSYFSIKSDEKNGLDSSPKQLNEAGHNKTETRLVGDSVKPRNQRSTNHHRVVHKATDANASGGGALQKSLVSVSWRVPHNNKKPRQKHPGFDLDYSPPKTHPPHHN; encoded by the exons ATGTCATCAACTGCATAccttcttcttttgtttctgGGCATTTCATTGCATGCATGTTATGCCCGGCATCTTAGCCCTCTGAATAAGAAGCTGGAAGAGAAATCCTACTTCTCTATCAAG AGTGATGAGAAAAATGGACTTGATTCCTCTCCAAAGCAGCTCAATGAAGCTGGTCACAACAAGACGGAGACTCGATTGGTTGGTGATTCTGTGAAGCCAAGAAACCAAAGAAGCACTAACCATCATAGGGTAGTGCACAAAGCTACTGATGCAAATGCTTCAGGTGGTGGTGCTCTACAAAAGTCTCTTGTTTCAGTTTCATGGCGTGTGCCTCACAATAACAAGAAACCTCGTCAGAAACACCCTGGGTTTGACTTGGACTATTCGCCACCAAAGACACACCCTCCTCATCACAACTAA